From the genome of Solanum pennellii chromosome 6, SPENNV200:
tggattttttgtcaatattttttatcgTTTAGGCTCCGAACTCCATAATAATACATACaagtataaattatgaaaattccTACTCTGTTAGTGCTAGAGATTAGAGGTGTCAAATAAGAGTGTTGGGTTAAATTTGGAGAAATAAAACAAGTTATTAACCCTTCCAAAAGATATTTGAATTGAAATGCGGGTTATAACACAACAAATCTAATTcttactaattattttatttgttcttttataaatttttagtacctaagaaaaaaatatgtcttaatgattatatataacatacaattttagaaaatattttttcaaaaatatattgacAAAATTCCTCGTGAGTTACTTAGGCTAAAATTAATAAACTCGATTCCTAGTGAATTGCTAGAATAAATGGACGGATCGCTTGAGCCTATTGGGCTGGATTTTGACACTCCTCGTCACTGTTGTATAGGACCCCGCAGTTGCAAGAACATCAGGGAAGTGAACCATCAAGGGACACAAAGGGGGATACTCTTTAATCTAATCCTTCTAGTATGAGAGGAGTCATtggtatttcatttttcatcgCTACTCTTTATTAATTATGAGCTGCGAGTGTATTCAGAAATCTCTCCACCTTTCACTTAGGGGTAAATTTTGTACACATTATTTTCTCCAGACTTCACTGAATCTATCCTACATGTGGTATTTGTTGTTGTACTCCCGTCATGAAATCTCCCTCCTTGATTTCTTTCTACATGAgcgttttatatttatactaacaatacaatacaatggataacaatcATCTAAACAAGGTGTAAGAGATCAATTGGTCGCTGGTTTAGAACTACATTGTTCAATAGCTACATATGCAACGTAAACTAATTTTACATAAATGAAATTTAGAGAGATAATGTATGTATTATAAAAGTTTGTTGTTATCATTGAACATTTGGttcaagtaaaacatatcaggtaaaaaaaaaaaatataatagtgaaaaattatttttgtgttaaATACAACATACATATTTagtaatgtataaaatttaccACATTAAATATAACACTTGTTATCAATGTACAATCTcacataataatatatgtataaattatgataattcctAGCTCTGTCACAATTAGAGGTGTCAAATGAGAGTGTTGGGCTAAATTTGAGTGATAAAAAGGGCGAGTTATTAAGCGATCCAAAAGATATTTGTACTGAAATACAGGTCACATAATACACACGTCTAATTCTTAATAAGATTGAATTGCTTCATTTGTTCttttataaaatctttaaacctaataaaaaaatctttttgataattatacAGTAACataccaattttttttagtatgtgTAAAGGACGGATCACTTGAGCCTATTGGGCGGGATTTTGACACCCCTCACTGGGGTAAAGGACTCGACAGTTGCAAGAACACCAAGCAAGTATACAATCAAGGGTCACAGAGCGGCATATTCTTAATCCTTCCACTAAGAGAGTAGGCGTTTGCACTTTATTTTCAATCACTACTCCCAATCTCCTATCGGCTGTTATCCTTGAACCGAGAGTTTATCGATTCCAATAGAATTTAACTCTATGTACGCATTATTCTTTAAATCTCTCCCCCAACAGACATACCGCCGCGTATGGTATATGTTGTTCATCAGATCtccctctttcatttctttcaatttctttcaacaTGAGCACTTTGTTTTCTTGCTCTTTTCCTTTTGTAAGGTGGAATCCTTCCTCCCATTGCAAATTCCGTAGGCATCAAACAGAAAGTGAAGGTATAAACTTTAGTGAAATTCTACTTTTCTCAATATCACTTTCATCAAGCACCAGGCTGTGACCCCGTCGTACCACTTTATAATTGGCTTTTTGAAGGCTCTGAAAGGCACCTAACAAGCCCTTTAATACAATAGGCCCagtttcctttttgtttttatcaTCCTTCttttttgtggttgattttgtggggGAGGGAGGAAGGTGGCAGTGAGAAAGATAAGTGCGGGTCCAACGTTATTATACATTGATAGCAAGACAAAACAACATATCCAGATAGTTTTGCAGACACATTTGAAAATTGGGGAAAACAACTATCCAACAAGAGACCCCAAATGAAAATACAATAGTAAACAGACAGCCACCTTCAAACTCGTCAAACAGCTTCTCATTTTACTTTATTCTTAAAACTTTTTTCCTCTTCTAAATATGCTCAGTAACACACCGATCATACTCGGAACTGCCACTTTACTGGACTGATGCCATGTGCTTAATCAAGTCGACCACTCGTGTGCTGCAATCACAGCAAGGAAAAACATTAGCAGCAGATCACAAACCATTTAAGTGCTGCCTAACAAAGTTCTTATGCTAAAAGATGGGTCGACAGCAGCTCTAAATACAAAGAGAAGTAAATTTTTAAGATTTACCTGTAGCCCATTTCGTTGTCATACCAAGAAACAAGCTTCACAAAGTTCTTGCTCAAAGCAATTCCAGCCTTGGCATCAAAGATACTTGATCTgcaaattattttcatttgaataaCAAATTAACACTTAGGCAGTCTAGTCTGGTTCACGCAGGGTCGGTAACAAAGGAATAGGAATTTACAGGGAAAATGCATTGGCAGAAGCAATAGACATTTGTTATTTTGAGTGAGACATAATATGGAACATAACTTCGAAATCTATCCTCACCTGTTGTCCCCAACAAAGTCTGTAGATACCACGTCATCTTCAGTGTATCCAAGAATTCCCTTTAATTTTCCTTCAGACTCCTCCCTAATGAAATgccaaagcaaaaaaaaaaaaagcatattaATGTAAATGAGCAGCTATTAAAACAAGTTGAGTAGCCCTAGGGCCTTTTCTACTATTTCACCCAGCACTATGACTCCttttttttcatgtattttGCATCCATGGAAACCTGTAGTCTAATACTAGCCAGAACTGAATGAAGCACAGAACTTTTGTATTTCTTACAGGGAAGGGGAAGGGGAACGGGTAAAGGAGTAAAGTGCACAGTCTTACTTGATAGCAGCCTTGATTTCATCATAGGTGGCTTCTTTCTCCAACCTCACTGTGAGATCAACCACAGAGACATCGACTGTTGGAACTCGGAAAGACATTCCTGTTAACTTTCCATTCAATGATGGTAGCACCTTCCCAACAGCCTTTGCAGCTCCAGTGCTGCTGGGGATAATGTTGAATGATGCAGCTCTTCCTCCCCTCCAGTCCTTAGCTGATGGTCCATCAACAGTTTTCTGGGTGgctgttataaaataattacttagTACTCAAGCTACAGAAGCTGTATTAACTTCTAATGCATAAAGCAATACTTACCGGTTATGGAGTGGACTGTAGTCATAAGACCCTCAACGATTCCAAACCTGTCATGAATAACCTGCAAAGTCAcaaaagaaatcatttaaattcACATATAGGCTCAAATACTAAAATGAAGAACAgggcaaaagaaaaaaaaagggaaccTTTGCCAGAGGTGCAAGGCAGTTAGTAGTACAGCTAGCATTAGAAACGATGTTGAGGTCTGGCTTGTATTCCTTTTCATTGACACCAACAACAAACATAGGTGCATCCTTGCTAGGAGCAGAAATGACTACTTTCTTAGCACCACCCTGGTAATAACaacaaccaaaaaaatttaagcaGGTACTTAACACCATCTATTCAATGCAGGTAATCAAGCTAATGTGCAAGGAAATATGTGATAACCATATCAATCCAAGTAGTCAACACCCAAACATCATCGCATTAGCATcaatttacatttaaaaaaaaactcatataaaGGCAATACTAACAGCGTACTGCAACACCTAGCCTCCTTTCgagaaaataagttttaaatttctttcaaGATGACAGCATACTCTGTCCTTAAGTTTCCACAAAAGTTTGATTGGACAggagaagaaaacaaaagtacATGAGTAAAGCCTCATAATAGCACCTTCACTAACAAATGCATACATAAACATGTATAAAAGCAAAAATGCAAACAAAGTTCGCTACATGGTTTCAGGCACCAAGTTTTCAGGCCATGGGGGATTATATGTTGGAGCGTCAAACTatgtattttgaaaaatcaatattaGCTACAAACAGTAAGCCAAAATAAGAACGCTCTAGTTATTTAGGATCACAAACCTTCAAGTGGGCAGCAGCCTTGTCTTTATCAGTGAAGACTCCAGTTGACTCCACGATGTACTCTGCTCCAGCCTCAGCCCATGGGATTTCCTCTGGGTTTCTTCAGACATCCATACAATAAGTCCAATCAAAAGAAATTCTAATGCagtttttcatataataatgaaaagttgGAGACATAATTTACCTTATGCCAAATACAGCAACAGGCTTCTCACCAAAGAGAAGAGTCTTCTCATCCTTAACCTTGAGCTCATTGTTCTTCCATTGACCGTGAACACTGTCATACTTAAACATGTATGTCTGCAACAAGCATCATATACAATACCCATCAACTTAACCCCTCAAATAATAACAGTAAACTTACACATGACCATGTATGTCTGCAacaatcatcatataaaatcccCATCGACTTAAAGCCCCAGAAACCAACAGATCTACTGATATTGTTACTACTGAATATCACTATGTGAATTTCGCAAAGCATAAATAAAGGAAAAGTGTTGTGTTTGACCCAACACTTCTGGAAAGTGAAGAACTACGAAACAgccaaaaaaaagaattacaggGTCAAAACACCCCTTTTTTAATGACTGAGGTGCACTGATCATCAAAAACAGACTTAAAAGTATCCCAATTTTTTGAGATTCCTACCTGAACTATCATGTGTGAATTTCCTACTCAAACTATCACCAAACATTTATCGAAACACACCAGAACTATGAGTAGTTTACTTTTCCTACCTGAAATTTcaggtatgaaactcaaacaATGATAGTTCATGTGTTTTGATAACATTTTGTAATAGCTTCCGACACGCTGTGAATTTCCTACTTGAACTTTCACCAAATGTTTATCGAAACACACCTGAACTATGAGTTCACTTTTCCTACCTGAAATTTCAGGTATTTAACTCAACAATGATAGTTCACGTGTGTTTTGATAACAGTTTGTGAAACACACACATG
Proteins encoded in this window:
- the LOC107023301 gene encoding glyceraldehyde-3-phosphate dehydrogenase, cytosolic; the protein is MGKIKIGINGFGRIGRLVARVALQRDDVELVAVNDPFITVEYMTYMFKYDSVHGQWKNNELKVKDEKTLLFGEKPVAVFGIRNPEEIPWAEAGAEYIVESTGVFTDKDKAAAHLKGGAKKVVISAPSKDAPMFVVGVNEKEYKPDLNIVSNASCTTNCLAPLAKVIHDRFGIVEGLMTTVHSITATQKTVDGPSAKDWRGGRAASFNIIPSSTGAAKAVGKVLPSLNGKLTGMSFRVPTVDVSVVDLTVRLEKEATYDEIKAAIKEESEGKLKGILGYTEDDVVSTDFVGDNRSSIFDAKAGIALSKNFVKLVSWYDNEMGYSTRVVDLIKHMASVQ